In a single window of the Elaeis guineensis isolate ETL-2024a chromosome 4, EG11, whole genome shotgun sequence genome:
- the LOC140857483 gene encoding receptor-like protein EIX2: MPNLEYLSLSINNLSGEIPLSLCHLRYGAFDLSKNLLSGELPDCWNHSSLIIVMDFSSNSLSGSIPPSICSLPFLESLHLSNNNLPGELPLSLKSCARLNTLDLGQNGFIGTIPTWIEESLLSLKILRLRSNKLVGNIPPNLSRLRALQILDLASNNLSGTIPSSFGNFTAMKVSGEMNRTILKNYTHYNENVQVTIKGIYIEYAILLPLVIVMDFSNNNLSGMIPEELTSLFRLVSLNLSENHMTGEITKKIGTLQQLESLDLSRNNLFGGIPSSMIGLTFLSYLNLSYNNLSGRVPIGNQLQTFVDPSIYIGNPDLCGFPLSQKCKDDKTNQGLNTVGEDEQNDNSMNEEGSEMKQLYMSMGPGFTVGFWFVFGPLLFNRKWREAYFQHIDQVFNVVYMALATIFTKFKVRNITTSQFVTLNCICNFFPFF; encoded by the coding sequence ATGCCTAATTTGGAATACCTCTCTCTttccataaataatttaagtggtGAAATTCCCTTGTCTCTTTGTCATCTTCGATATGGCGCTTTTGATCTTTCAAAAAATCTATTGTCGGGTGAGCTCCCTGATTGCTGGAACCACTCTTCGCTTATCATTGTTATGGATTTTTCAAGCAATAGTCTATCTGGAAGTATTCCTCCATCAATTTGTTCATTACCTTTTCTCGAATCATTGCATTTGAGTAATAATAATCTTCCAGGAGAACTCCCTTTATCCTTGAAGAGTTGTGCGAGATTAAATACTCTTGATCTTGGACAGAATGGATTCATTGGTACAATACCTACTTGGATAGAAGAAAGTTTGTTGTCTTTGAAGATCCTTCGCTTACGATCAAACAAGCTTGTTGGAAATATTCCTCCTAATCTATCAAGACTAAGGGCTCTTCAAATCTTGGATTTGGCCAGTAACAATTTATCAGGAACCATCCCTTCTAGCTTTGGAAACTTTACTGCCATGAAAGTGTCGGGGGAGATGAATAGAaccattttaaaaaattatactcATTACAATGAAAACGTGCAAGTGACCATAAAAGGAATATACATTGAGTATGCCATATTGCTTCCACTTGTGATCGTTATGGACTTTTCAAATAATAACTTATCTGGAATGATACCAGAAGAGCTGACCAGCCTTTTTCGACTCGTGAGCTTAAATTTGTCTGAAAATCATATGACAGGAGAGATCACAAAAAAGATTGGTACATTGCAACAGTTGGAGTCACTTGATTTGTCAAGAAACAATCTTTTCGGTGGAATTCCTTCAAGCATGATTGGTCTAACTTTTTTGAGTTACTTGAATTTGTCATATAACAACCTATCAGGAAGAGTTCCAATAGGTAATCAGCTTCAAACCTTCGTGGACCCATCTATCTATATTGGTAATCCTGATCTTTGTGGGTTCCCATTAAGTCAAAAGTGTAAAGATGACAAGACAAACCAAGGTCTAAATACAGTTGGAGAGGATGAACAAAATGATAACTCCATGAATGAAGAAGGGTCTGAAATGAAGCAGTTGTATATGAGCATGGGGCCAGGATTCACAGTAGGTTTTTGGTTTGTCTTTGGCCCACTATTATTCAATAGAAAATGGAGAGAAGCCTATTTTCAACATATAGATCAAGTATTCAATGTGGTTTACATGGCCCTGGCAACAATTTTCACCAAGTTTAAAGTACGCAACATTACAACGTCACAGTTTGTGACCTTGAATtgtatttgtaatttttttccttttttttag